A genomic window from Elaeis guineensis isolate ETL-2024a chromosome 3, EG11, whole genome shotgun sequence includes:
- the LOC105041426 gene encoding uncharacterized protein, whose product MALSLVPTNPSWLHLSSSSCSRPSVVLPRRFIGISSSTHRHRMLVVRATQASGGDGADPSQGDIKVTNSSTGLHIPNIPAWARWLLAPIILVALPFYKKFLKMEDELEQTAETVVDVVQAVADATEKMSSEMADALPDDGKLEQLVLKVGDFAEAVGDQADLAEDMIEMVDAFVDKVEDMLEPVIEEGLSGEK is encoded by the exons ATGGCTCTTTCTCTTGTCCCTACCAACCCCTCATGGCTTCatctctcctcctcttcctgcTCTCGCCCTAGCGTCGTTCTTCCTCGCCGCTTCATCGGGATCTCGTCATCGACGCACAGACATCGGATGCTTGTTGTTCGAGCAACGCAAGCATCTGGTGGTGATGGTGCAGATCCAAGTCAAGGGGATATAAA GGTAACGAACTCCAGCACTGGTCTACATATTCCTAATATCCCTGCATG GGCAAGATGGTTGTTGGCCCCCATAATCCTCGTGGCTTTGCCATTTTAcaagaaatttttaaaaatggaAG ATGAACTGGAGCAGACAGCGGAGACGGTGGTGGATGTTGTGCAGGCGGTGGCAGATGCGACGGAGAAAATGTCTTCAGAGATGGCGGACGCCCTTCCAGACGATGGAAAGCTCGAGCAACTGGTTTTGAAGGTGGGGGATTTTGCTGAAGCAGTTGGTGATCAAGCAGATCTAGCTGAAGACATGATTGAAATG GTTGATGCTTTTGTGGACAAGGTGGAAGATATGCTAGAGCCTGTTATTGAAGAAGGGCTCTCAGGGGAAAAGTAA